The genomic interval TGATGCCGCGCTCGAAGCACTCCTGGTAGTCGAGGGTGGCTCCCCCCAGGATTCCAAGTTGGCTTTCATGAGCAAGACCGGCAGCGTGGCGACTCCCGCCACGAGCGCCCCGGGGGGGGAGCCGGTGCCACGCGTCTGCTTCGACCGGTTACGTTACAAACAGTTAGCCAACCATCCACCCGGTGAGATTAGACATGATTAAGAAAAGTACCCGCGGCAAGGCGTTGCTGGCGGTTATGACGGGCATCGCCTTGATCGGTGCCGCGCACGCAGACACCAAGAAGATGCGCATCGCGTTCTCCAACAACTATGCCGGCAATTCCTGGCGGCAAGCCATGTTGAAGAGCTATGACATCGTGACCAAAAAAGCGGTTGCTGACGGGATCGTAGCCGCTGCCGACGTGTTTACTACGGCCGACAAGGAAGTGCCGACCCAGGCGGCGCAGATCCAGAACCTGATCCTTCAAGGCTATAACGCAATCGTTATTAACGCGTCCTCACCGGACGCCTTGAACGGCGCCATCAAGCAGGCGTGCGACGCCGGCATCGTGGTTGTCTCTTTCGATGGAATCGTCACCGAGCCGTGCGCCTGGCGCGTGGTCGTCGACTTCAAAGACTACGGCACCCAGGAAGTTGAACACCTTGCGAAATGGCTCCCGAAAGGCGGCAACCTCCTGGAGATACGTGGCCTTGCCGGCACGTCGATCGACGACGCGATCCACAGCGGGATCGCGGAAGGCGTCCGCAAGCACCCGGAATTCAAGATCGTCAGCAGCGTCGAGGGCGACTGGGACCAGACCACTGCGCAGAAGGCCGTAGCGACCGTCCTGCCCTCCCTCGCTGAAATCGTCGGCGTGGTCGACCAGGGCGGTGACGG from Verrucomicrobiota bacterium carries:
- a CDS encoding ABC transporter substrate-binding protein; this encodes MTGIALIGAAHADTKKMRIAFSNNYAGNSWRQAMLKSYDIVTKKAVADGIVAAADVFTTADKEVPTQAAQIQNLILQGYNAIVINASSPDALNGAIKQACDAGIVVVSFDGIVTEPCAWRVVVDFKDYGTQEVEHLAKWLPKGGNLLEIRGLAGTSIDDAIHSGIAEGVRKHPEFKIVSSVEGDWDQTTAQKAVATVLPSLAEIVGVVDQGGDGYGAAQAFTAAKRRLPIIIMGNRQDELEWWKDQKQKNGYTTWSASIAPGVSTLAFWIAQQILDGRKDIPHDLVVPYLAFDQDNFEAALANIPAGGVASHEYTVEEAKKAIESNTNKTADKTADASASK